Genomic segment of Candidatus Zixiibacteriota bacterium:
CTTATTCGGGATGTTCGTGGTGGGGCAGGCGCTGGAGGAGAGCGGGTATCTGGCGCATTTGTCGTACAAGATTTTCAAAAGCGCCAAGAATGTAAACTACCTGATGCTCTATATTTTGTTCGGGATGGGAGCGGCATCGGCAATTCTGATGAACGATACATTGGCGATAATCGGGACGCCGGTAATGCTGCTTCTGGCGCGGAAACATAATATCTCGCCGAAACTTCTGCTTCTGGCGCTGGCGTTTGCGGTGACCATCGGCTCGGTGCTTTCCCCGATTGGCAACCCGCAGAATCTTCTGATAGCGCTGCATGGCGATTTTCGAAATCCGTTCCTGACCTTTTTCCGGTATCTGCTGCTGCCGACCGTGTTGAACCTGGTGCTGACGCTCTGGGTATTGAGGTATTTCTATCCCGATGAGTTCCATGACGAAAGTCTTAATCATTCACAGGAGCCGATAAAAGATAAGAAACTGGCGCGGCTATCGCGGATTTCGCTTCTGGTTATTCTCGCTCTGGTGGCGCTCAAGATCGCGACCGTATTCTGGGGCGGGACGGCGCATTACCGTCTGACATATATCGCGCTTCTGGGAGCGGCGCCGATAATCTTATTCAGCCGGCGACGATTTGAGATACTTCGGAAGATTGACTGGAGCACGCTGGTATTTTTCGCGGCGATG
This window contains:
- a CDS encoding SLC13 family permease yields the protein MPLSIFILLAVFFLIIVRRIGNIHLQIWQIMLLGAVAALITGEIKPVPALRTIDIDVMLFLFGMFVVGQALEESGYLAHLSYKIFKSAKNVNYLMLYILFGMGAASAILMNDTLAIIGTPVMLLLARKHNISPKLLLLALAFAVTIGSVLSPIGNPQNLLIALHGDFRNPFLTFFRYLLLPTVLNLVLTLWVLRYFYPDEFHDESLNHSQEPIKDKKLARLSRISLLVILALVALKIATVFWGGTAHYRLTYIALLGAAPIILFSRRRFEILRKIDWSTLVFFAAMFVLMAAVWESYFFQEWIDRMELDITKLTMILTLSIVLSQMISNVPLVALYMPMLQHAGAAQNELIALAAGSTIAGNM